The segment TTCGCGGTTGCCCAAGCGCTCCGCGATCGTCGCCTTCTCGGCGGAAGAGGTCTATGCCGTCGCCGAAATGCTGCGCCGTCTGCGCGGCGGTGCGGCGGTGGTGATGGGCGCACTCAGCCCGCGCACGCGCAACGCGCAGGTTGAAATGTTCCAGTCGGGCGAGGTCGATTATCTCGTCGCCACCGATGCGATCGGCATGGGGCTCAACATGGATGTCGCCCATGTCGCCTTTGCCGGGCTCGCCAAGTTCGACGGCCGCCGTCGCCGGCGGCTGACGCTCGCTGAAATGGCGCAGATCGCGGGCCGCGCGGGGCGCCACCACCGCGACGGCACCTTTGGCACCTTGGGGCCCGAGGCGGGCGGAATCAGCTTTTCGCCCGAAGAGATTGAGCGCATCGAGAATCACGATTTCCCGTCGCTCGAGCATCTGTTCTGGCGCAATGGCGAACCGGCGATGGATCGGCTCGACACGCTCGTCGCCTCGCTCGAACAGCGCCCCGACCTGCCCCAGCTGCGCGCCGCGCCCGAGGCGGTCGACCTTGCCGTGCTGCGCCGGCTGGCGGCCGAACCATGGGTGCAGGATCGCGCCGCGCGCGGGCCGATGGTCCGTCGGCTCTGGGCGGCGTGTGGCCTGCCCGATTTCCGCAAGACCGGGGCGGAGCACCATGCCCGGCTCGTCGGCCGGATCTTCCGCCATTTGTCCGAAGGCAATGGCCATGTGCCGACCCAATGGTTCGCCGATGAAATCGCGCGGCTCGATACGATGCAGGGCGATGTCGAGACGCTGTCGGCGCGGATCGCCTCGATCCGCACCTGGGCCTATATCGCGCACCGCGCCGATTGGCTCACCGATCCGCATCACTGGGCCGAACGCACGCGCGAGATCGAGGAACGTCTCTCCGATGCGCTTCACACCGGGCTCACCCAGCGTTTCGTCGATCGCCGCACCACGCTTTTGATGCGCGAGATCGGCTCGGACCCCGATGCCTTTCCCTTCACCATCGCCGATGACGGCGCGGTGCTGATCGATGACGAGCCGATCGGCCGGCTCGAAGGCTTTCGCTTCCACCCCGCCGCCGATGCGCGCCATGCCGATCGCAAGCGGCTGCTGGCCGTCGCCGAACGCCGGCTGGCTGTGGAGCTGGGCCGCCGCGCGGCGCGGCTGGTGGCGGGGGAGGACAAGGATTTCGTCCTCGACACCCCAACCGGCGCGCGCGCGCAGATCTGCTGGCAGGGCGCGCCCATTGCCGCGCTCCAGGGTGGGCGCAGCCTCATCCAGCCACAGATCCGGCTCGACCGCGCGCTCGATTCGCTCGACGAACTCACCCGCAAGCGCGTGCGTGGCCGGATCGAACAATGGCTGGCGGCCCAGCTGGCGCGCCAGCTCCGTCCGCTGGTGCGCTTGGCGCACGCTGCCGCCGACCCCGAAACCTCGCCCTTCCTGCGCGCGCTGCTCGTTCCGCTGGGCGAGGCGGGCGGGGTGGCCCCGCGCGGTGCGGTCGACCGCGCGCTCGAAGGCCTCGACAAGGACGGGCGCTATCAGGCGCGCCGTCTCGGCATCGAGATCGGCACGCTCGACCTTTATCATCCCGCGCTGCTCAAGCCCGAGGCGATGCGCTGGCGCATGGCGCTCATCGCCGCGCGCGACGATATCGTCCTGCCCGCGCAGCCGCGTCCCGGCGCGGTGCTCCTCGATGCGCCCTCGCGGCTCCCCGATTTCCGCAGCTTCGGCAAGCAGGCGCTGCGTGTCGATCTGGTCGAACGCATCGCCCGCGCCGCGCATGAGGCGCGTAGCGGCCGTCGTCCCTTCCAGCCCGATTCCGCGCTCGCCACCTCGGTTGGCCTCGGCACCGATGCGCTGGCGCGGCTGATGCGCCTGCTCGGCTTCGAATCGCGCGCCGATGGCTGGGCGTGGCGCGGGCGCCCGCGCGCCAGACGGACGGAGGAACGCGCCGTGAACGGGGCCTTTGCCGGGCTTGCCGATCTGGTGCGCGCGCATGGCCGATGATCCGCCGGGGGTCGCCGCGCAGCGGCTCGACCGGTTTCTCTGGTTTGCGCGGCTGGCCAAGACGCGGGCGGTGGCGCAGGCCTTGTGCGCGGCGGGGCATATCCGGCTCGACGGGCGGCGCGTCGACCGCGCGCATGCGCTGGTCCGGCCCGGTAGCGTCCTCAGCCTGATGGTCCACGGCCATGTCCGCGTGCTACGGATCGAGCAACTGCCCCTGCGCCGCGGGCCCGCCGCCGAGGCGGCGGCGCTCTATCGGGAGATTCCACCGGCTTCGGCGTCAAAAGAGCAGATTGACGGATCGGAATCGGGGCAATAGCAGGGCCGCTACAGGAGGATTGATCCCAATGACCTATGTCGTCACCGACGCGTGCATCCGCTGCAAGTATATGGACTGCGTGGAAGTGTGCCCCGTGGACTGCTTCTACGAAGGCGACAACATGCTGGTGATCAACCCCAGCGAATGCATCGACTGCGGCGTCTGCGAACCCGAATGCCCGGCCGAGGCCATTTTGCCCGATACCGAAAATGGTCTCGAAAAATGGTTGGAGCTCAACAACACCTTCTCGGCGCAGTGGCCCAACATCACGCGCAAGCGCGAAGCGCCCGCCGATGCCGATGAATTCAAGGGACAGGACGGGAAATACGAGAAATTCTTCTCGCCCGAACCCGGCCAGGGCGATTGAGGCACGGCGGCTCCGCCGCCGTCCATCGCGATCAATTGCTGTGCTGCCGCCCGCAAAAATGAACGCGGGCTGGCATTTTTGTTGTGACTCTGTTAAACTCCGTCATCGCAAGCGCGTGTTTACCACGACGCTAGAGGAGATTCACACCTGCTGACCGCCATATGGTTTCCCCGTCCCGACTTGCATGGTCAGGAAGGATACCCATATTCTGGCGGTCTTCCCCATGGAAAGGGCCACAACACATGGCTTCCAAGGCTTTGTCCTTCGACGTCGGCGATTATGTCGTTTACCCCAAGCACGGCGTTGGGCGCGTCATTGAGCTTCAGAGCACCGACATCGCGGGCATGCAGCTCGAACTGTACGTTCTGCGTTTCGAAAAAGAGCGGATGACCCTCCGCGTTCCGACCAACAAGGCCGAAAGCGTCGGCATGCGCAAGCTGTCGTCGGACAAGACGCTCAAGGAAGCGATGGAAACGCTCAAGGGCAAGCCCAAGGTCAAGCGCACCATGTGGTCGCGCCGCGCGCAGGAATATGAAGCCAAGATCAATTCGGGCGACCTCGTGTCGATCGCCGAAGTGGTCCGCGATCTGTTCCGTGCCGACGATCAGCCCGAACAGAGCTATTCCGAGCGTCAGATCTTCGAAGCGGCCACCAGCCGTCTCGCCCGCGAGCTCGCGGCGATGGAAGAGACCGACGAACCCGGCGCGCAGGCGAAGATTCTCGAAATCCTGAACAAGGCCGCGCCGCTCCACGCCAAGGATTGAGCGGTCCTTTATGGGATCCGAAAAGGGCGGCCTTGGGCCGCCCTTTTTCATATCTGCCTGATATCGCTGGACGCGCCCCGTTGCATTCTGTATTGCTTGCGTAACACAGTGGGAGTTCGGCAATGCGCGCAATCTTTCTCGTCCCGGCCTTTATGGCGATCGTCGGCTGCTCGGTGGACAGCGATGCCGGCGATGTGAAGCTCAGCGGCCAGAACGGCGCGCGCAGCTACAACGTCGCCAATTTCGACGAAATCTCGGCCTACGGCCCCGACACGGTCATCGTGAAGGTCGGCGGCCCCTTCTCTGTCAAGGCCGAGGGCGATACCGCGCTGCTCGACCGGCTCGAGGTCGAGGTGAAGGGCAGCGATCTGCGCATCGGCCGCAAGCGGACGGGCGGCGTCCAGATCGGCGGCAATAACGGCGCGGTCACCTTCACCGTCACCCTCCCCGCGATCAAGGCCGCAAGCCTGGCCGGCTCGGGCGACATGCAGATCGACAGCGTCGCCGCCGCCAAATTCGAAGCGAAGATGGCGGGCTCGGGCAATCTCGCGATCGACGCGATCAAGGCCGATGATCTCGATGTATCGATCGCGGGCTCGGGCGATGTGAAGCTTGCCAAGGGCAGCGTCGGGCATCAGGAATATTCGATCGCCGGCTCGGGCAATGTCGAGGCAATGGGCGTCGCATCGAAAACCGTCGATATCTCGATCGCCGGCTCGGGCGACCTCAAGCTTGCGGCCTCCGAAAAGGCCAATGTTTCGATCATGGGGTCGGGGGATGTCGAGATCGTGGGCACCACGCAGTGCAGCGTCAACAAAATGGGTTCGGGCGATGTGCGCTGCACCCCGGCTGCGGCTGCGCCAGCCGCCAACTGACGGCCAGACACTGCGGCGTTCTCATGTCGCCATTGTCGCGTTTCTGGCCTTCGGGTCGGCGCCGGCATTGGCGGCGGAGCGCGGCTTCACCGTCACCGATTTCGATCGGATCCGGCTCGAGGCACCCTATCAGGTCACGCTCGAAACCGGCCGCTCGTCCACCGCGCGCGCCAGCGGAGACCGCGAGGCGCTCGATCGCGTCCGCCTCGATGTCCAGGGGCGCACGCTCGTCATCCGCACCGATTCCCGCGATTGGGGCGGTTTTCCGGGGAGGACCAGCGCCGCCGGGCCGGTCATGCTGCGCCTTTCCACCCAGGCGCTGCGCGGCGTCACGCTGATCGGCAGCGGCGCGCTCAGCGTCAACCGTCTTCGCGGCGAAAGGTTCGTCGGCACGCTCGATGGCTCGGCCACCTTCGCGGCGGATGGTATCGCGGTCGACCGGTTCGAGCTTGTCGCCACCGGATCATCCTCGGCACGGCTTGCGGGCACCGCGCGGATGTTCGGCGGGGTCGTGCGTGGTTCGGCGCGGGTTGAGGGGGCGCAGCTGCTCGCCAATGATCTGACACTGACCACGCAGAGCAGCGACCGGGTCGCGCTCGCCGCGCGGACCAGCGCCAAGGTGCAATCGTCGGGATCGGGCGAAACGGTGATCACGGGCAGGCCCGCCTGCACGGTATCTGCGGTTGGCTCGGGAAGCGTCAGCTGCGGGCGTTGATCCGTCAGGCGAGCAGCTCGATGTCCCAATAGAGCCAGTCACGCCAGCTATCGTGCAGATAATTGGGTGGGAAGGCGCGGCCATTTTCGTGCAGCTGCCAGTTGGTTGGGCGGATTGGCGTCACATGCAGGTGCATCCCTGCTTCCATCGGCGTTCGGCCGCCTTTTTTCAGATTGCAGGGCGCGCAGGCGGCGGCGACATTTTCCCAGGTGGTGCGTCCGCCCTGGGTGCGGGGAATGACATGGTCGAAGGTCAGATCGCGCGAGATGCCGCAATATTGGCACTGGAAACGATCGCGGAGGAAGAGGTTGAACCGGGTAAAGGCGGGATATTCCGAGGGCCTCACATATTGTTTGAGCGCGATGACGGAGGGCAGTTTCATCGCGCAGGTGGGACTTCGGATCTCTCTTTCATAATGGTTGATGATCGATACGCGATCTAGAAAGACAGCCTTTACAGCGGTTTGCCATGGCCAGAGACTGAGTGGGTAATAGCTGAGCGGCTTGTAATCCGCGTTGAGCACCAGCGCGGGGCAATTGTCCGGGTGACGGATCAGATCGGGGTGATACATGGTCGCCTGTATTCTCCCTTGGCCCCATCTTCCTTGCGGAAAATGATGACATGGGCATGACACCATATCACGCGACTCACGGTCAACCCCCGTTCTGCGCTAGGGCTTGGGGATGACCGAAGTTGCGACACGCTTTGCCCCCAGCCCCACCGGGCGCCTGCATCTCGGCCATGCCTGGTCGGCGCTCCTCGCGCATGATTTTGCGGCGCGCGCGCACGGCCACTTCCTGCTGCGGATCGAGGATATCGACCCCACCCGCTCGCGCCCTGACCATGTCGACGGGATTATCGAGGATCTGCTCTGGCTGGGCCTGCAATGGGAAGGCGAAATCGTCTTCCAGTCGCAGCGCACCGCGCTTTACCGGATGGCGCTTGAGGATCTGAAGCGGCGCGGGCTGGTCTATCCCTGTTTCTGCACCCGGTCCGACATTGCGCGTGAGATTGCGGCCAGCGCCTCGGCCCCGCATGGGCCCGATGGGCCGCTCTATCCCGGCACCTGCCGCCATCTCGCGCCCGATATGGCCGCGCGGCGCGCGGAGGGAGAGGCGCATTGCTGGCGGCTCGATACTGCCCGGGCGATGGCGGCGGCAGGCCCGGTCGATTGGGTCGACGGCGCCGGCGCGCGCCACCCCGCGCGCGCCGATATCCACGGCGATGTCGTGCTCGCGCGCAAGGATTCGCCCACCAGCTATCACCTCTCGGTCACGGTCGACGATGCCGAACAGGCGATCAGCCATGTCGTGCGCGGGCGCGACCTTTTGGAGGCGACGCATGTCCACCGCCTGCTCCAGGCGCTGCTCGGGCTGCCCAGCCCCGTCTATGTCCATCACGATCTGCTCGGCACCGCAGACGGAGCGCGGCTTGCCAAGCGCAACGGCGCGCCCGCGATCGCCGATCTGCGCGCGGCGGGCGTCGATCCGCGGCACCTGGTGGCCGATCTGCGCGCGGGCATTTTTCCGGGCGGCTATCGCCCATTGGCATTGTGAAACGAAGGGCTTAGACAAATAGCCTTATGAGCACGCTTCTCGTCGTCCTTCTCATCGTCGCGGTCATCGCGACCGTCGTCGCGCTGGTGCGCGGCATCATCGCCTTCCTCAAGACGAGCGAGGAGGATCTCAAGGGAGACGGGCCAAGCCCGTCCAGCGAAAAACAGAACCGCATGATGATGATGCGGATCCTGTTCCAGGCGCTGGCCGTTATCGTTGTTGTATTGTTGCTTCTCGTTTCTCGGGGCTGATCCCATGGTAAAGTTGAACAAGATCTACACCCGCACCGGGGACGACGGCACCACCGGCCTTGTCGATGGCAGCCGCATCGCCAAGAACGATGCCCGCATG is part of the Sphingomonas sp. C3-2 genome and harbors:
- a CDS encoding helicase-related protein translates to MTRFARLPVSAILGPTNTGKTHLAVERMCAHSSGMIGFPLRLLAREVYDRVVALKGAGAVALITGEEKIVPPGARWFLCTAESMPIDRDFAFVGIDEAQLGATPERGHVFTDRLLRARGREETMILGSESLKPMIRALVPDAEIVGRPRFSTLSYAGAKKLSRLPKRSAIVAFSAEEVYAVAEMLRRLRGGAAVVMGALSPRTRNAQVEMFQSGEVDYLVATDAIGMGLNMDVAHVAFAGLAKFDGRRRRRLTLAEMAQIAGRAGRHHRDGTFGTLGPEAGGISFSPEEIERIENHDFPSLEHLFWRNGEPAMDRLDTLVASLEQRPDLPQLRAAPEAVDLAVLRRLAAEPWVQDRAARGPMVRRLWAACGLPDFRKTGAEHHARLVGRIFRHLSEGNGHVPTQWFADEIARLDTMQGDVETLSARIASIRTWAYIAHRADWLTDPHHWAERTREIEERLSDALHTGLTQRFVDRRTTLLMREIGSDPDAFPFTIADDGAVLIDDEPIGRLEGFRFHPAADARHADRKRLLAVAERRLAVELGRRAARLVAGEDKDFVLDTPTGARAQICWQGAPIAALQGGRSLIQPQIRLDRALDSLDELTRKRVRGRIEQWLAAQLARQLRPLVRLAHAAADPETSPFLRALLVPLGEAGGVAPRGAVDRALEGLDKDGRYQARRLGIEIGTLDLYHPALLKPEAMRWRMALIAARDDIVLPAQPRPGAVLLDAPSRLPDFRSFGKQALRVDLVERIARAAHEARSGRRPFQPDSALATSVGLGTDALARLMRLLGFESRADGWAWRGRPRARRTEERAVNGAFAGLADLVRAHGR
- a CDS encoding RNA-binding S4 domain-containing protein — its product is MADDPPGVAAQRLDRFLWFARLAKTRAVAQALCAAGHIRLDGRRVDRAHALVRPGSVLSLMVHGHVRVLRIEQLPLRRGPAAEAAALYREIPPASASKEQIDGSESGQ
- the fdxA gene encoding ferredoxin FdxA — encoded protein: MTYVVTDACIRCKYMDCVEVCPVDCFYEGDNMLVINPSECIDCGVCEPECPAEAILPDTENGLEKWLELNNTFSAQWPNITRKREAPADADEFKGQDGKYEKFFSPEPGQGD
- a CDS encoding CarD family transcriptional regulator — translated: MASKALSFDVGDYVVYPKHGVGRVIELQSTDIAGMQLELYVLRFEKERMTLRVPTNKAESVGMRKLSSDKTLKEAMETLKGKPKVKRTMWSRRAQEYEAKINSGDLVSIAEVVRDLFRADDQPEQSYSERQIFEAATSRLARELAAMEETDEPGAQAKILEILNKAAPLHAKD
- a CDS encoding head GIN domain-containing protein: MRAIFLVPAFMAIVGCSVDSDAGDVKLSGQNGARSYNVANFDEISAYGPDTVIVKVGGPFSVKAEGDTALLDRLEVEVKGSDLRIGRKRTGGVQIGGNNGAVTFTVTLPAIKAASLAGSGDMQIDSVAAAKFEAKMAGSGNLAIDAIKADDLDVSIAGSGDVKLAKGSVGHQEYSIAGSGNVEAMGVASKTVDISIAGSGDLKLAASEKANVSIMGSGDVEIVGTTQCSVNKMGSGDVRCTPAAAAPAAN
- a CDS encoding GIN domain-containing protein → MCAAPRLRLRQPPTDGQTLRRSHVAIVAFLAFGSAPALAAERGFTVTDFDRIRLEAPYQVTLETGRSSTARASGDREALDRVRLDVQGRTLVIRTDSRDWGGFPGRTSAAGPVMLRLSTQALRGVTLIGSGALSVNRLRGERFVGTLDGSATFAADGIAVDRFELVATGSSSARLAGTARMFGGVVRGSARVEGAQLLANDLTLTTQSSDRVALAARTSAKVQSSGSGETVITGRPACTVSAVGSGSVSCGR
- a CDS encoding HNH endonuclease, encoding MYHPDLIRHPDNCPALVLNADYKPLSYYPLSLWPWQTAVKAVFLDRVSIINHYEREIRSPTCAMKLPSVIALKQYVRPSEYPAFTRFNLFLRDRFQCQYCGISRDLTFDHVIPRTQGGRTTWENVAAACAPCNLKKGGRTPMEAGMHLHVTPIRPTNWQLHENGRAFPPNYLHDSWRDWLYWDIELLA
- the gluQRS gene encoding tRNA glutamyl-Q(34) synthetase GluQRS → MTEVATRFAPSPTGRLHLGHAWSALLAHDFAARAHGHFLLRIEDIDPTRSRPDHVDGIIEDLLWLGLQWEGEIVFQSQRTALYRMALEDLKRRGLVYPCFCTRSDIAREIAASASAPHGPDGPLYPGTCRHLAPDMAARRAEGEAHCWRLDTARAMAAAGPVDWVDGAGARHPARADIHGDVVLARKDSPTSYHLSVTVDDAEQAISHVVRGRDLLEATHVHRLLQALLGLPSPVYVHHDLLGTADGARLAKRNGAPAIADLRAAGVDPRHLVADLRAGIFPGGYRPLAL
- a CDS encoding twin transmembrane helix small protein; protein product: MSTLLVVLLIVAVIATVVALVRGIIAFLKTSEEDLKGDGPSPSSEKQNRMMMMRILFQALAVIVVVLLLLVSRG